The following is a genomic window from Hymenobacter monticola.
GGCGTGGGCGGCAACGCCAACAGCCCGAACTCGCTGCTGGCCCAGGGCCAAGGCTTCTTCGTGCGGGTGAGCAACGGCCAGACCAGTGGCTCGCTCACCTTCCGCAACAGCCAACGCCTGAACACCTACGCCAGCCCCGTGTACCACCGCACCACCGAAACCCGCCCGCTGGTGCAGCTCGACCTCGTGTCTACTACGGGCTCCGACCCGGTGTATGTGTACTTTGAGAACGGCGCCACCCCGGGCGTCGACCGCGAACTGGACGCCGTGAAGCTGCCCAACAGCACGGGCCTGAACGTGTCGGCCGAAACCGGCGCCCAGCGCCTGGCCATCGATGCCCTGCCTGCGTTGGGCACAGCCACGGTGGTAGTGCCGCTGACGGTGGGCGTGCCCGCAGTGGGCTCGTTCAGCTTCAGCGCCACGCAACTGCTGAACCTGGGCACCACGCCCGTGTACCTGCGCGACCTGCAGACCGGCGCCGTGGTAGACCTGCGCGCCCAACCCCGTTACCAGTTCACGGTGAGCAACGCCGCGGCGCTCATCACGGGCCGCTTCGAGCTGGTATTCTCGCCGCAGGCCCCGCTGGCTACGGCTTCGGCTGCCCTCACTGCCCAAGTAGTGGTTTACCCCAACCCGGCCAGCAAGGCCGTGTTTGTGGAGCTGCCCACAGCGCTAGGCCGCAAGGCCGTGACGGCCGCGCTGCTCGACGCCGTGGGCCGCACGGTGGTGCAGCGCGTGTTGCCGGCTGGCTTGGCCACCCACACTTTGCCGCTTACCGGCCTGGCCACGGGCGTGTACTCGCTACGCCTGCAAACCGAAGCTGGCGTAGTGGTGAAAAAGCTGGTGGTGGAATAAGCCGCCGAAAATTGCCTTTTGGAAAAAGCCCCGGCTGTCTGCAGCCGGGGCTTTTTTTATACACCATGCAACCGGCAAGGGAAGGGGCCGGTCAAGCGCATATCCATCCTCAAAAGCTCCCGATTATGTATTCAGTACTACGTTCCGCCACGCTGCTTGCCGTGGCCCTGAGCAGCCTCAGCGCCTGCCAGCGTACCACCGACGTGGCCCCCATTACGGTGGAGGGCGAATGGCGCCTCACCGTGGCAGGCGGCGGCATCACGGGCAAAATGGATGCGCTGCCGCCCACCCAGGACCACCGGTTGGTGCTTGGGGCCGACCACCACTATGCCCAGTACTACAATGGCCAGCTGCAGGAAAGCAACACCTACGAGGTGCGCACCGTGAAGCACAGCTACGACAGCGCCGAAGACAAGGTGCTGTTCCTGAAATCGACCAACTCGCCGGACGGGCAGCCCTATGAAAGGCAGGAAATCATCCTTTCGCTCACGGAGAACAAACTGGAACTGAGCACCGGCGGCGGCTGTGCAATCAACAGCGTGTACGAACGGAGCGCAGCATCGGGCCCATTTGTCTGCGGGGTGAGATAGTACTGTGGAGTGCCAGTTGGTTTACGCCTTTTGGCAAATGCAAAAAGCCCCGGCTGCGTGTGCAGTCGGGGCTTTTTGCTTGCGAGCGAAACATTATTTTGCCTCCTTCTCCAGCAGTTCCAGCAGCTCGGCGGCCGCGTTTTCAACGTCGGAGTAGCCCTGCTGGGCGGCGCGTTCCTTGGCGGCAATCAGGCCGTCGCGGTGCACAGTTTTGAAGTCGCCGTAGGGGAAGTGGTAGCGGCCTTTGGTGTCGGCACCCTTGCTCATGTCGAGGCCGAGGTGCCAGTTGGCGTATTCTTCCATCTCGTGCTTTTCGAGGAAGGCATTTTCTTTGGCCGAGTCGGGGTTGTGCTGGCCCCAGTGGCCCTGGTCGTTCTTGAGTTTGCCGTCCTGAATGAGGCGGCGGGCGTAGGCCACGGCCTGGGGATTGAGGGTGATGCTCATAGCTGAAAAAAGGAAAGGTTGAATAACTTCCTACGCGCCCCAACAGCACGGGTTCCCAGCGTTCAGCTTTTGCGGTGGAGCAGGTACTTGGTTTGGTTGAAGCTATAGCCCACGGCCAGCACCAGACGGCCGGCGCTCACGGGGTGGTCGGTGTCGGCATTGTACACGGGCAGCTGGAAGCTGGTGTTCAACGACAGATTTTTGTAGTACACGCCCAGGCCCGGGCCCAGCAGGGCGTTGTTCATGGCGTGCTCGCCGGTGAGGTTGCCGTCGAGCATTTCGCCCGCTGTCTTCTCATAAAAAAACTCAGCCGAGGGGTACACCTGCCAGTTTTCGCCCAGCGGCAGCCGGTAGAACAGGCTGGCAAACGTGGCCGTGCTCGGGGCCAGGCTGTTCTGAAACCGGTTTTCCGTCGAGCGCCGGTAGCTGCTGTTCACGCTCAGCCCGAAGCTGTGGTAGCTGCCGATGTAGTTGGCGTAGATAAACCCATCAGTGGTGCCCGTGCCCAACTGGTTGAGCAGGGGGTAGCGCCGTCCCTGCGCGTTCTGGCGGGTGTATTCACCGGTGGGCAGCTTCAGGCCGCCGCCCACGATGAGGCGGCTCTGCACCCCGGCCGTTTCGATGGCCCGAATGAGGTGGTAGCCGGCAAACAGCGTCACGTCGCCCAGGCCTGAGGAGTTGAGCTGCCGGCCGTTTATCTGCGAGGTGTTCATCACGTAAGGCACAAAAGCATTCAACTCGACGCGTTGCGAGAGAAAGTACTTGCCGCGCAACTCGATGACGCGGAAGGCCTCGAAGTCGTCGGGGTTGCCGTTGTGGCTATGGGCGTAGCCGTTGTCGCCATTCAGGGGCGACGGGAAAAACGGGCGCGCCCCAGTCGGAAAAAACTGCGGCGACTGCCCGTAGGCGCGGTAGCCGTTGAACACGCGGTAGCGGTGCATCAGGCTGAAGCTGCTTTGATTGTCGTAAGGCGTGATGCCCATGAAGCAGCCGCAGATGTCGCAGGCCCGGCCGGGCAAGGCCAGGCCACTCAGCAGCAAGCCGAGCAACAGTATATTTTTCAAGTTCATAGCAGCAAGCAAGAGGAGTGATGGCCCAAGCCCAAACCAGGCTCAGGGCTGCTCGGCCAGCCGGGAGTCGTGGAGGAACTCCTCGTCGGTGAGCGTCTTCAGAAAGGCAATGATGCTGGCCTGCTCGACGGCCGTGAGCGGAATGCCCACCGGGCCGCCCGCCGGCCGCAGCGCAGCATCGAGCGTGGGCGAGGCAATGACGCCGTGGTCGTAGTGCGCCAGCACTTCTTCGAGGGTGTTGAAGCGGCCGTCATGCATGTAGGGCGGCGTGAGGGCCACGTTGCGCAGGCTGGGCACCTTGAAGCGGCCTACGTCGGAAGTACGCCCGGTGATGTGCGCCCGGCCCGAGTCGGCTCCGAACGTGGCATTCAGCCCGTTGTTGCGAAACGACTCGTCGGTAAACAAATCCGTGGCGTGGCAGCTGGCGCACTTCTGCACCACCAGCTGCCGCCCCTGCAGTTCGGCCGGGCTGAGCGTGGCCGTGCCTTCGCCGCGCACGTAGTGGTCGTAGCGCGAATTGGCCGACGTGAGCGCCGCCGTGAACTGCGCCAGCGCCCGCAGAAACTGGTACGAGTCGATGGGTCCGGGGCCGTACACCTGCGCAAAGCGCCGGGTGTAGCCGGCATTGGCGTTCAGCTTGCGCAGCACGTTGGCCAGCGTCTCGTCCATTTCCACCGGGTTGGTGATGGGGGCCAAGGGCATGGTTTCGAGGTGGCTGGCGCCGCCGTCCCAGAGCAGGTTGGGCTTCCAGCGCAGGTTTTGCAGGGCCGGCGCGTTGCGGGTGCCCAGGCGGCTGTCGACGCCGTGGCTCAGGCGGTGGCCCGCGTGGGCAAAGGCCACGAACTGCTGGTGGCAGCTGCCGCACGAAATGGTGCCGTCGCGCGAGAGCAGCGGGTCGTAGAACAGGGAACGGCCCAGGGCAAACGTGGCCGCGTCGGGCGGGTTGTCGGCGGCGGCATACCGCGGGACAGGGAAGTTGGCGGGCACCTCGGTGCCCGGCACCGTGGCATCCGGCGCCGCCGCCACATCGGGCAGTTGGCACCCGGCCAGCAGCCCCGCCAGCCCCAGGGCCAGCGAGGCGCTGAAAAAGCGAGCCATGCGCACAGCGGATTTAATTGGCGTGGATGTGCTCTACCGAGAACATGCCGGCCGTGTAGTTGTTGGCTACCCGCACCGCGTTAGGACCGCCCATAGTGTTCGAGAGCGTGGCAAAACGCACGATGTTGGGGCCCGTGAACATCTTCATCACGTCCACGTTGTAGTGGATTTCGGGATTGTGGTCGTTGCGCACCAGCAGCTTGGTGCCCGAAGGGAAGGCCGGCGATACCGTGCGAATCGTGTTGTTGGGCGACTTGAAGCCCCCGATGTGAAACACCAGCCCGCCGGTGGACGACTGCGGCGAGTACCCCTCCAGCTTGGTGAAGACGTAACCCGAGTTCCAGTCCCAGAACATGTTGTTATTAGGGTCGAGCGCGCCTTTCTGGACCCCCGACACGTTGCGGGCGCTGTCCACGCCAATGGTGAATGTTACCCCGGTGTAGTCGCCCACGGGCACGTCTTTGATGGTCACCTCCTGCGAGCTGCTCACGGCCGCATCCACCAGGTAATAGCTCTCTGGCACGGCATAGGTGGTGCCGTCGGCCTTGTTGAACTTCACGTTGGAGATGTACTGCCGGAACATGCTGACCCTGAACTGGTCGCCAGACGGCGTAGTATAAGTCTGCGTGCTCAGGGTGAGCGGCGCCGTGCCCACGGTTTGCTCAAAAGCGAGGGCTACCGTGCCGGTTTGGCTGGGGGCGGGCTCGTCTTTTTTGCAGCCTGTCAGGGCAAGGGCGGCGAAAACGAGCGGGCAGGCAAAAGCAGAAATGAAAAAACGTTTCATCGGAAAATTCAAGGAGAAATAAGGGGGTACTGATTGCGGGGTGCGGCGACAACGCGCACGCACCTGCCCG
Proteins encoded in this region:
- a CDS encoding cytochrome-c peroxidase, with amino-acid sequence MARFFSASLALGLAGLLAGCQLPDVAAAPDATVPGTEVPANFPVPRYAAADNPPDAATFALGRSLFYDPLLSRDGTISCGSCHQQFVAFAHAGHRLSHGVDSRLGTRNAPALQNLRWKPNLLWDGGASHLETMPLAPITNPVEMDETLANVLRKLNANAGYTRRFAQVYGPGPIDSYQFLRALAQFTAALTSANSRYDHYVRGEGTATLSPAELQGRQLVVQKCASCHATDLFTDESFRNNGLNATFGADSGRAHITGRTSDVGRFKVPSLRNVALTPPYMHDGRFNTLEEVLAHYDHGVIASPTLDAALRPAGGPVGIPLTAVEQASIIAFLKTLTDEEFLHDSRLAEQP
- a CDS encoding MbnP family protein — encoded protein: MKRFFISAFACPLVFAALALTGCKKDEPAPSQTGTVALAFEQTVGTAPLTLSTQTYTTPSGDQFRVSMFRQYISNVKFNKADGTTYAVPESYYLVDAAVSSSQEVTIKDVPVGDYTGVTFTIGVDSARNVSGVQKGALDPNNNMFWDWNSGYVFTKLEGYSPQSSTGGLVFHIGGFKSPNNTIRTVSPAFPSGTKLLVRNDHNPEIHYNVDVMKMFTGPNIVRFATLSNTMGGPNAVRVANNYTAGMFSVEHIHAN